The Methyloprofundus sedimenti nucleotide sequence GCAATCAAAGACGCACAAGAAAGTGGCATACGTTTACAGCGTGATATTGCCTTTTATAACCAAGTAGTAGGAGTTATGCCATGAGAGCATTCATAGTTCTAGTTATCTATTTTTTTAGTACATCATTATTCGCCACACAACAAATTAAAATATCAGAGGCACAGATTGATAATTTAGGCATCAAGCTAGGGAAATTACAGTCGATTAAATTAGTACCTTTATTAGATGCTCCGGCAAAAGTTTCTATTTTACCGGCTAATGAATATTTAGTTAGTATCTCTTATGCTGGCTTAGTAAGCAAAATAAACGTCAGTGTTGGTGATGAAGTAGTCGAAGGGCAAGTGTTAGCATCTATAAAAAGTGCTGAATTATTGACTTTGCAGCAGCATTATTTAAGTTCGATTAATGATTTGCAAGTAGCAAAAGCCGATTTTCTTCGCGATCAACAACTTTATAAAGAGGGCGTGATTGCAGAACGCCGCTGGTTTCAAACTAAAGCTAGTTACAATGTTTTTGTAGCGCATTTTAATGAAACTCGTCAGTTATTAGAGATTTCAGGTGTTTCTGAAAAGGATATTCACGCATTGGAAAAGACGCGTAAGTTGAGCAGTCAATTAAACGTCGTTGCGCCTATTTCAGGGGTAATATTAGAGCGTAATATTACAGCGGGTGAACGCATTGACGCCTTAGCTCTTTTGTTTCGAGTAGTAAATCTTGATACCCTTTGGCTGGATATTAGTGTACCTCAACAGCATATTAATCAAGTGCATATCGGTGATCAAGTCATTATTGAAGGACTGGGGGCAACTGCGCGTATTTTTTTAATAGGGAAGAATGTAGACGTGCAGAATCAAACTGTATTAGTCAGAGCTAAAGTTACTGATACACAAGGAAATGTTCGCCTGGGGCAAACGGTCAATGTCAAAATCAGTCAAAACAGTGCTCAAACTCTATTTAAAGTGCCTAATGCTGCTCTAGCGCAATCGTCAGGTGTAACTTATTTATTTATTCGTACTAAGAATGGTTTTGCTGCACAGCCAGTTCAAGTGGTCGGAAGGGAGGAGAGTGAAAGTATTATTAGTGGTGACTTATTAAATGCTAATATTGAAATTGCAAGTAAAGGTGCTGTGGCATTAAAAGCCACAATGCTTGGTTTGGGCGGTGATGAATAATGGCGGCTTTAATTCGTTTTGCCTTAACCCAACGATTGTTAATGATGCTGGTCACTTTGTTGTTAATGGGTGGCGGTTATTCAGCATTTAAACAAATGCCGATTGACGCTTTTCCGGATGTTTCACCGACACAGGTAAAAATTATTGTCAAAATGGCGGGGATGCCGCCGGAAGAAGTGGAAGCACGAATTACTGCGCCGATTGAGGTGGAGTTGTTGGGTATTCCGCATCAAACTATGTTGCGTTCGATTGCTAAATATTCATTAACTGATATTACCATTGACTTTGAAGAGGGTACGGATATTTACTGGGCGCGGCAGCAAATCGCCGAACGTTTAAGTACTGCATGGGCTAACTTGCCCGCAGGTGCTGAAGGCGGTATTGCTCCAATGACGACACCTCTGGGTGAAATGTTTATGTTCACTATTGAGGGAGGTGATTTAAGTTTAATGGAGCGGCGCGACTTATTAGACTGGGTGATTCGACCGGCGTTGCGCACCGTTAGCGGTGTGGCTGATGTGAATGCTTTAGGTGGTTTGGCGCGATCTTTTGCGGTCGTGCCTGATAATGCTTTAATGAGTGCTCGTAATGTTAGTACTGAGCAATTAGTCAACGCCTTGCTACGCAATAATCGAAATGATGGAGCCGGGCGTCTTAATGAGGGTGAAGAAGCCTTGTTAGTACGTGCAGAGGGGCGCATTAAAACCTTGGCCGATGTTGCGTCTATTGTTGTGGGTAATAATAATGGCGTACCTATTTTAATCAGTGATGTTGCGCGCGTTGAGATTGCTGCTTTAACGCGTTATGGCGCAGTAAGTCGTAATGGTGCCGGTGAAGTAGTTGAAGGTTTAGTGCTCAGTTTGCGCGGTGCGAATGCAGGGCAGACGGTGACTAATGTACAAACCAAATTAGAAGAATTAAGTGCTGGTTTGCCAGCAGGTGTGCGTCTTGAAGTATTTTATGATCGCGGACGTTTAGTTAATGCAGCCTTATCTTCAGTAAATCAAGCGCTATTGGAAGCTATTGCTTTTGTAGTGGTTTTGTTGGTTTTATTTTTAGGCAATTTACGTGCCTCATTAGTAGTCGCTTTGATTTTGCCATTAGCAGCGTTGTTTACCTTTATTATGATGCGTGTCACGGGGATGTCCGCTAACTTAATGAGTTTGGGTGGTTTAACCATTGCTATTGGTATGTTAGTGGATGCAGCAGTAGTGGTTGTGGAAAATGTCTTAACGCAATTTTCGCAAGGTCAAAAATCACAGCGGTTGCCTCGTTTACATATAATTTACCGTGCCACGCGTGAGGTTGCAGCGCCCGTCGTTTCGGGAACTTTGATTATTATTATTGTTTTTTTACCGTTACTTGCCTTACAAGGTTTAGAGGGTAAATTATTTGCGCCAGTAGCCTTAACCATTGTTTTTGCTTTAGCGGGTGCATTAATTTTATCATTAACCGTGATTCCCGTTTTTGCTTCTTATTTATTAAAAATGGGCGCGATTGAAGAGCCTTGGTTAGCGCGAAAAATGCATCACTTATATATGCCAACCTTGCATTGGAGTATTGCTAATCGCAAAAAAGTATTTATTGGTGCTGCGGTAATGCTTATTGTTACGGTTGGTGTGTTTATGCAGATTGGTAGTACATTTATGCCGACCATGGATGAGGGGGATATAGTTTTACAGTTAGAAAAACTACCTTCCATTACCTTGGAGGATTCGGTTGCTTTAGATATACAGGTACAGAAAAATATCATGAAAAATGTGCCTGAAGTGAAAAATATTATTTCACGCGTAGGTTCGGATGAAATTGGTTTAGATCCTATGGGCTTAAATGAAACCGATACTTTTTTAGAATTGCAGCCTAAAGAAACCTGGCGTATGCAAACTAAAGAAGCATTAATTGAAGAAATACGTAAAGTGATGGCAGGTACGCCGGGCGTGGCTTATGGATTTACTCAGCCGATTGAAATGCGTGTTTCCGAAATGTTAACGGGGTCACGTGGTGATGTGGCGGTGAAATTATTTGGCACCGATTTAGATTTGCTCAATCATAAAGCTGAAGAAATTGCTGCGGTATTAAAATCGATTCAAGGCTCGGTGGATGTCTTCACCAGCCAAAATGAAGGTATGCAATATTTACAGTTAAGCATTAATCGTTTAGCCGCAGGGCGTTTAGGTTTGGATGTCGAACAAATCGAGCAGGTTTTACGTGCTCAGGTTGAAGGCTTAAGATTGGGTATCGTGCAAGAAGG carries:
- a CDS encoding efflux RND transporter periplasmic adaptor subunit: MRAFIVLVIYFFSTSLFATQQIKISEAQIDNLGIKLGKLQSIKLVPLLDAPAKVSILPANEYLVSISYAGLVSKINVSVGDEVVEGQVLASIKSAELLTLQQHYLSSINDLQVAKADFLRDQQLYKEGVIAERRWFQTKASYNVFVAHFNETRQLLEISGVSEKDIHALEKTRKLSSQLNVVAPISGVILERNITAGERIDALALLFRVVNLDTLWLDISVPQQHINQVHIGDQVIIEGLGATARIFLIGKNVDVQNQTVLVRAKVTDTQGNVRLGQTVNVKISQNSAQTLFKVPNAALAQSSGVTYLFIRTKNGFAAQPVQVVGREESESIISGDLLNANIEIASKGAVALKATMLGLGGDE
- a CDS encoding efflux RND transporter permease subunit; the encoded protein is MAALIRFALTQRLLMMLVTLLLMGGGYSAFKQMPIDAFPDVSPTQVKIIVKMAGMPPEEVEARITAPIEVELLGIPHQTMLRSIAKYSLTDITIDFEEGTDIYWARQQIAERLSTAWANLPAGAEGGIAPMTTPLGEMFMFTIEGGDLSLMERRDLLDWVIRPALRTVSGVADVNALGGLARSFAVVPDNALMSARNVSTEQLVNALLRNNRNDGAGRLNEGEEALLVRAEGRIKTLADVASIVVGNNNGVPILISDVARVEIAALTRYGAVSRNGAGEVVEGLVLSLRGANAGQTVTNVQTKLEELSAGLPAGVRLEVFYDRGRLVNAALSSVNQALLEAIAFVVVLLVLFLGNLRASLVVALILPLAALFTFIMMRVTGMSANLMSLGGLTIAIGMLVDAAVVVVENVLTQFSQGQKSQRLPRLHIIYRATREVAAPVVSGTLIIIIVFLPLLALQGLEGKLFAPVALTIVFALAGALILSLTVIPVFASYLLKMGAIEEPWLARKMHHLYMPTLHWSIANRKKVFIGAAVMLIVTVGVFMQIGSTFMPTMDEGDIVLQLEKLPSITLEDSVALDIQVQKNIMKNVPEVKNIISRVGSDEIGLDPMGLNETDTFLELQPKETWRMQTKEALIEEIRKVMAGTPGVAYGFTQPIEMRVSEMLTGSRGDVAVKLFGTDLDLLNHKAEEIAAVLKSIQGSVDVFTSQNEGMQYLQLSINRLAAGRLGLDVEQIEQVLRAQVEGLRLGIVQEGVRRTPLILRGESYSANFESLLIALPNGRQVPLSSVAKLEKVDGMVSIKREQSQRFVVVRSNVEGRDLVGFVDEAKQAVQTKVELPTGYLVQWGGQFENQQRAAARLAIVVPVSLLLIFLLLFTTFGSVRQATLVFSNIPLAMIGGVFALWISGEYMSVPASIGFIALLGIAVPNSVVLLSYFNQLRATGMALSEVIVVGSARRLRPVLMTASLTAFGLIPMLFATGPGSEIQRPLAIVVIGGLVSSTFLTLILLPILYEMFGEAKQEQV